The following coding sequences are from one Nymphalis io chromosome 5, ilAglIoxx1.1, whole genome shotgun sequence window:
- the LOC126768430 gene encoding importin-13 isoform X1: MEYTAQNLEYAVSVFYNGEQQERAKAHNWLTFAQRRPAAWNFVWELLQPSKGTEIQFYAATTLHTKILRYWMEVPPESYNELREKLLQAVIAYSKGPKIVTNRLCISLAAFILQQGSSDLVEILRPLSTPEYTSLLLEVLTVIPEEYNSMTMGSTLRSKNRAALNEASYMVLGDMLRHLHSAYNSEYSSEPPSEETVQTWTNAATCAASWLSLGEEDALDCATTLPERAPLCRALYTVVHVLCTWNEAVSDSALEACEACLAAVRAAGTAGSAHKYAAAARALLADLAALAAPLFASNDVPNSLNEELLSAVITCCVSVSECHATELVQAAEEEAPGVRTLLQLLLAAQAAPGHYPLHETRSNLVFRFWYTLQNEISEVADRTQKMNPLWQEVFTQLLMTLVKKSEMPPESALSRVDQELLRCYRQDIADLVMYCFMVLGEASWALVESAVACADTAARREAALHVFLALADAAPPAAAPPALAALLQHALRQAAAAPDTDSLTTALDCLGAYASWLSSLEGGAGAALGRECMRAAGAALQRCPAPAALALRKLCVDCAAPAAALVADVVGVALAADPDDAWTRRQLLSAAGAALSACEVSQAAPLLRDLSRRLTADLVAQAREGGKCGAAECVSLMSALSPQPELALQLFQDLLPALQLLPTNPELTEPMFQILKHTIGAVMDKIEPIVEDVAKLIVAGIQTHPCPVGLDVIKLFTVLVGAAWRGAAGVLRAGVAASSRALADSEPPALAGSAAPELAREVFAVLTSLTKKLPQVMDWIDDLLPDVIDLAKRCMRAWESRVTATACCWLGALASHRARLLYPHAPALTRTALSGIGGATPRNQMEPLAELLLAFNRAQWKGEGGAKGTAGVGAEAGDLGAWLRESLADAGFPSTHATDAHKQKFIQAVLSERRSKRRVLESVQEFSLACRGLIGTEYARQSIASKQMIA; the protein is encoded by the exons ATGGAGTATACAGCTCAAAATTTGGAATATGCTGTGTCTGTTTTTTATAATGGAGAACAACAAGAACGAGCCAAGGCACATAACTGGCTTACATTCGCACAGCGGCGTCCAGCAGCTTGGAATTTTGTGTGGGAATTACTTCAACCTAGCAAG ggtACAGAAATTCAATTTTATGCAGCTACAACTTTGCACACCAAAATTCTTCGTTATTGGATGGAAGTTCCTCCAGAGAGCTATAATGAATTAAGAGAAAAACTATTACAGGCAGTAATTGCTTATTCTAAAGGTCCTAAAATTGTGACAAATAGATTATGCATAAGT ctTGCAGCATTTATTCTTCAACAAGGCTCAAGTGACCTAGTGGAAATTTTGAGGCCCTTATCAACTCCTGAATACACTTCATTACTTCTCGAAGTATTAACTGTGATCCCGGAAGAA TATAATAGTATGACCATGGGATCTACTTTACGGTCAAAAAATAGAGCAGCATTAAATGAAGCAAGCTATATGGTTTTAGGTGATATGCTGAGACATCTGCACAGTGCTTACAA caGTGAGTACAGCAGCGAGCCACCGAGCGAAGAGACAGTTCAAACGTGGACGAATGCGGCGACGTGTGCGGCGAGCTGGCTGTCGCTGGGCGAGGAGGACGCGCTCGACTGCGCCACCACACTGCCCGAGCGAGCGCCGCTATGTCGCGCGCTGTACACGGTCGTGCACGTACTCTGCAC GTGGAACGAGGCGGTGAGCGACTCGGCGCTGGAGGCGTGCGAGGCGTGCCTGGCGGCCGTGCGCGCGGCGGGCACGGCGGGCAGCGCGCACAAGTACGCGGCCGCGGCGCGCGCGCTGCTGGCCGACCTGGCCGCGCTCGCCGCGCCGCTCTTCGCCAGCAACGACGTGCCCAACTCGCTCAACGAG GAGTTGCTGTCGGCCGTGATCACGTGTTGCGTGTCGGTGAGCGAGTGCCACGCGACCGAGCTGGTGCAGGCGGCGGAGGAGGAGGCGCCCGGGGTGCGCACGCTGCTACAGCTGTTGCTGGCCGCGCAGGCTGCGCCCGGCCATTACCCGCTGCATGAGACGCGCTCCAACCTCGTATTCCGTTTCTGGTACACGCTGCAG AATGAAATATCAGAAGTGGCGGACAGAACTCAAAAAATGAATCCTCTCTGGCAAGAAGTCTTCACCCAGCTTCTGATGACGCTCGTAAAGAAGTCCGAGATGCCTCCCGAGTCGGCCCTCTCGCGCGTCGACCAGGAGCTCCTCCGGTGCTACAGGCAGGACATCGCCGACTTAGTG ATGTACTGCTTCATGGTGCTCGGCGAGGCGAGCTGGGCGCTGGTGGAGAGCGCGGTCGCGTGCGCGGACACGGCGGCGCGGCGCGAGGCGGCGCTGCACGTGTTCCTGGCGCTGGCCgacgccgcgccgcccgccgccgcgccgcccgcgctggCCGCGCTGCTGCAGCACGCGCTGCGCCAGGCCGCCGCCGCGCCCGACACCGACTCGCTCACCACGGCGCTGGACTGCCTCG GCGCGTACGCGTCGTGGCTGAGCTCGCTGgagggcggcgcgggcgcggcgctggGTCGCGAGTGCatgcgcgcggcgggcgcggcgctgcAGCGCTGCCCGGCGCCCGCCGCGCTGGCGCTGCGCAAGCTGTGCGTGGActgcgccgcgcccgccgccgcgctcGTGGCCGACGTGGTGGGCGTGGCGCTGGCCGCCGACCCGGACGACGCCTGGACGCGCCGCCAGCTGCtcagcgcggcgggcgcggcgctgtCGGCGTGCGAGGTGTCGCAGGCGGCGCCGCTGCTGCGCGACCTGTCGCGCCGCCTCACCGCCGATCTCGTCGCACAG GCGCGTGAGGGCGGCAAGTGCGGCGCGGCGGAGTGCGTGTCGCTGATGTCGGCGCTGAGCCCGCAGCCCGAGCTGGCGCTGCAGCTGTTTCAGGATCTGCTCCCCGCGCTGCAGCTGCTGCCCACCAATCCGGAACTTACGGAG CCAATGTTTCAAATTCTGAAACATACGATAGGTGCGGTGATGGACAAAATCGAACCCATCGTAGAGGATGTGGCGAAACTCATAGTTGCCGGGATCCAGACGCACCCTTGTCCTGTGGGGTTGGACGTCATTAAACTC TTCACCGTGCTGGTGGGCGCGGCGtggcgcggcgcggcgggcgtGCTGCGCGCGGGCGTGGCCGCCAGCTCGCGCGCGCTGGCCGACAGCGAGCCGCCCGCGCTCGCCGGCAGCGCGGCGCCAGAACTCGCCAGGGAGGTTTTCGCCGTGCTCACCTCGCTCACCAAGAAGCTGCCGCAAGTCATGGACTGGATCGACGACTTACTTCCGGATGTCATCGATTTGG CGAAGCGCTGCATGCGCGCGTGGGAGTCCCGCGTGACGGCGACGGCGTGCTGCTGGCTGGGCGCGCTGGCGTCGCACCGCGCGCGCCTGCTGTACCCGCACGCGCCCGCGCTCACGCGCACCGCGCTCTCCGGCATCG GCGGCGCGACACCGCGCAATCAAATGGAACCTCTCGCGGAGCTGCTGCTGGCGTTCAACCGCGCACAGTGGAAGGGCGAGGGAGGGGCTAAGGGGACCGCCGGGGTGGGGGCGGAGGCGGGCGACCTGGGGGCGTGGCTACGCGAGTCGCTGGCGGACGCTGGCTTTCCGTCCACGCACGCCACTGACGCGCACAAACAGAAGTTCATCCAGGCCGTGCTTAG tGAGCGGAGAAGCAAGCGACGAGTGTTAGAAAGTGTGCAAGAGTTCTCATTGGCGTGCCGAGGCCTGATAGGAACGGAGTACGCGCGACAATCGATCGCTTCTAAACAAATGATAGCCTAA
- the LOC126768430 gene encoding importin-13 isoform X2, whose product MEYTAQNLEYAVSVFYNGEQQERAKAHNWLTFAQRRPAAWNFVWELLQPSKGTEIQFYAATTLHTKILRYWMEVPPESYNELREKLLQAVIAYSKGPKIVTNRLCISLAAFILQQGSSDLVEILRPLSTPEYTSLLLEVLTVIPEEYNSMTMGSTLRSKNRAALNEASYMVLGDMLRHLHSAYNEYSSEPPSEETVQTWTNAATCAASWLSLGEEDALDCATTLPERAPLCRALYTVVHVLCTWNEAVSDSALEACEACLAAVRAAGTAGSAHKYAAAARALLADLAALAAPLFASNDVPNSLNEELLSAVITCCVSVSECHATELVQAAEEEAPGVRTLLQLLLAAQAAPGHYPLHETRSNLVFRFWYTLQNEISEVADRTQKMNPLWQEVFTQLLMTLVKKSEMPPESALSRVDQELLRCYRQDIADLVMYCFMVLGEASWALVESAVACADTAARREAALHVFLALADAAPPAAAPPALAALLQHALRQAAAAPDTDSLTTALDCLGAYASWLSSLEGGAGAALGRECMRAAGAALQRCPAPAALALRKLCVDCAAPAAALVADVVGVALAADPDDAWTRRQLLSAAGAALSACEVSQAAPLLRDLSRRLTADLVAQAREGGKCGAAECVSLMSALSPQPELALQLFQDLLPALQLLPTNPELTEPMFQILKHTIGAVMDKIEPIVEDVAKLIVAGIQTHPCPVGLDVIKLFTVLVGAAWRGAAGVLRAGVAASSRALADSEPPALAGSAAPELAREVFAVLTSLTKKLPQVMDWIDDLLPDVIDLAKRCMRAWESRVTATACCWLGALASHRARLLYPHAPALTRTALSGIGGATPRNQMEPLAELLLAFNRAQWKGEGGAKGTAGVGAEAGDLGAWLRESLADAGFPSTHATDAHKQKFIQAVLSERRSKRRVLESVQEFSLACRGLIGTEYARQSIASKQMIA is encoded by the exons ATGGAGTATACAGCTCAAAATTTGGAATATGCTGTGTCTGTTTTTTATAATGGAGAACAACAAGAACGAGCCAAGGCACATAACTGGCTTACATTCGCACAGCGGCGTCCAGCAGCTTGGAATTTTGTGTGGGAATTACTTCAACCTAGCAAG ggtACAGAAATTCAATTTTATGCAGCTACAACTTTGCACACCAAAATTCTTCGTTATTGGATGGAAGTTCCTCCAGAGAGCTATAATGAATTAAGAGAAAAACTATTACAGGCAGTAATTGCTTATTCTAAAGGTCCTAAAATTGTGACAAATAGATTATGCATAAGT ctTGCAGCATTTATTCTTCAACAAGGCTCAAGTGACCTAGTGGAAATTTTGAGGCCCTTATCAACTCCTGAATACACTTCATTACTTCTCGAAGTATTAACTGTGATCCCGGAAGAA TATAATAGTATGACCATGGGATCTACTTTACGGTCAAAAAATAGAGCAGCATTAAATGAAGCAAGCTATATGGTTTTAGGTGATATGCTGAGACATCTGCACAGTGCTTACAA TGAGTACAGCAGCGAGCCACCGAGCGAAGAGACAGTTCAAACGTGGACGAATGCGGCGACGTGTGCGGCGAGCTGGCTGTCGCTGGGCGAGGAGGACGCGCTCGACTGCGCCACCACACTGCCCGAGCGAGCGCCGCTATGTCGCGCGCTGTACACGGTCGTGCACGTACTCTGCAC GTGGAACGAGGCGGTGAGCGACTCGGCGCTGGAGGCGTGCGAGGCGTGCCTGGCGGCCGTGCGCGCGGCGGGCACGGCGGGCAGCGCGCACAAGTACGCGGCCGCGGCGCGCGCGCTGCTGGCCGACCTGGCCGCGCTCGCCGCGCCGCTCTTCGCCAGCAACGACGTGCCCAACTCGCTCAACGAG GAGTTGCTGTCGGCCGTGATCACGTGTTGCGTGTCGGTGAGCGAGTGCCACGCGACCGAGCTGGTGCAGGCGGCGGAGGAGGAGGCGCCCGGGGTGCGCACGCTGCTACAGCTGTTGCTGGCCGCGCAGGCTGCGCCCGGCCATTACCCGCTGCATGAGACGCGCTCCAACCTCGTATTCCGTTTCTGGTACACGCTGCAG AATGAAATATCAGAAGTGGCGGACAGAACTCAAAAAATGAATCCTCTCTGGCAAGAAGTCTTCACCCAGCTTCTGATGACGCTCGTAAAGAAGTCCGAGATGCCTCCCGAGTCGGCCCTCTCGCGCGTCGACCAGGAGCTCCTCCGGTGCTACAGGCAGGACATCGCCGACTTAGTG ATGTACTGCTTCATGGTGCTCGGCGAGGCGAGCTGGGCGCTGGTGGAGAGCGCGGTCGCGTGCGCGGACACGGCGGCGCGGCGCGAGGCGGCGCTGCACGTGTTCCTGGCGCTGGCCgacgccgcgccgcccgccgccgcgccgcccgcgctggCCGCGCTGCTGCAGCACGCGCTGCGCCAGGCCGCCGCCGCGCCCGACACCGACTCGCTCACCACGGCGCTGGACTGCCTCG GCGCGTACGCGTCGTGGCTGAGCTCGCTGgagggcggcgcgggcgcggcgctggGTCGCGAGTGCatgcgcgcggcgggcgcggcgctgcAGCGCTGCCCGGCGCCCGCCGCGCTGGCGCTGCGCAAGCTGTGCGTGGActgcgccgcgcccgccgccgcgctcGTGGCCGACGTGGTGGGCGTGGCGCTGGCCGCCGACCCGGACGACGCCTGGACGCGCCGCCAGCTGCtcagcgcggcgggcgcggcgctgtCGGCGTGCGAGGTGTCGCAGGCGGCGCCGCTGCTGCGCGACCTGTCGCGCCGCCTCACCGCCGATCTCGTCGCACAG GCGCGTGAGGGCGGCAAGTGCGGCGCGGCGGAGTGCGTGTCGCTGATGTCGGCGCTGAGCCCGCAGCCCGAGCTGGCGCTGCAGCTGTTTCAGGATCTGCTCCCCGCGCTGCAGCTGCTGCCCACCAATCCGGAACTTACGGAG CCAATGTTTCAAATTCTGAAACATACGATAGGTGCGGTGATGGACAAAATCGAACCCATCGTAGAGGATGTGGCGAAACTCATAGTTGCCGGGATCCAGACGCACCCTTGTCCTGTGGGGTTGGACGTCATTAAACTC TTCACCGTGCTGGTGGGCGCGGCGtggcgcggcgcggcgggcgtGCTGCGCGCGGGCGTGGCCGCCAGCTCGCGCGCGCTGGCCGACAGCGAGCCGCCCGCGCTCGCCGGCAGCGCGGCGCCAGAACTCGCCAGGGAGGTTTTCGCCGTGCTCACCTCGCTCACCAAGAAGCTGCCGCAAGTCATGGACTGGATCGACGACTTACTTCCGGATGTCATCGATTTGG CGAAGCGCTGCATGCGCGCGTGGGAGTCCCGCGTGACGGCGACGGCGTGCTGCTGGCTGGGCGCGCTGGCGTCGCACCGCGCGCGCCTGCTGTACCCGCACGCGCCCGCGCTCACGCGCACCGCGCTCTCCGGCATCG GCGGCGCGACACCGCGCAATCAAATGGAACCTCTCGCGGAGCTGCTGCTGGCGTTCAACCGCGCACAGTGGAAGGGCGAGGGAGGGGCTAAGGGGACCGCCGGGGTGGGGGCGGAGGCGGGCGACCTGGGGGCGTGGCTACGCGAGTCGCTGGCGGACGCTGGCTTTCCGTCCACGCACGCCACTGACGCGCACAAACAGAAGTTCATCCAGGCCGTGCTTAG tGAGCGGAGAAGCAAGCGACGAGTGTTAGAAAGTGTGCAAGAGTTCTCATTGGCGTGCCGAGGCCTGATAGGAACGGAGTACGCGCGACAATCGATCGCTTCTAAACAAATGATAGCCTAA
- the LOC126768430 gene encoding importin-13 isoform X3 — protein sequence MEYTAQNLEYAVSVFYNGEQQERAKAHNWLTFAQRRPAAWNFVWELLQPSKGTEIQFYAATTLHTKILRYWMEVPPESYNELREKLLQAVIAYSKGPKIVTNRLCISLAAFILQQGSSDLVEILRPLSTPEYTSLLLEVLTVIPEEYNSMTMGSTLRSKNRAALNEASYMVLGDMLRHLHSAYNSEYSSEPPSEETVQTWTNAATCAASWLSLGEEDALDCATTLPERAPLCRALYTVVHVLCTWNEAVSDSALEACEACLAAVRAAGTAGSAHKYAAAARALLADLAALAAPLFASNDVPNSLNEELLSAVITCCVSVSECHATELVQAAEEEAPGVRTLLQLLLAAQAAPGHYPLHETRSNLVFRFWYTLQNEISEVADRTQKMNPLWQEVFTQLLMTLVKKSEMPPESALSRVDQELLRCYRQDIADLVMYCFMVLGEASWALVESAVACADTAARREAALHVFLALADAAPPAAAPPALAALLQHALRQAAAAPDTDSLTTALDCLGAYASWLSSLEGGAGAALGRECMRAAGAALQRCPAPAALALRKLCVDCAAPAAALVADVVGVALAADPDDAWTRRQLLSAAGAALSACEVSQAAPLLRDLSRRLTADLVAQAREGGKCGAAECVSLMSALSPQPELALQLFQDLLPALQLLPTNPELTEPMFQILKHTIGAVMDKIEPIVEDVAKLIVAGIQTHPCPVGLDVIKLFTVLVGAAWRGAAGVLRAGVAASSRALADSEPPALAGSAAPELAREVFAVLTSLTKKLPQVMDWIDDLLPDVIDLAKRCMRAWESRVTATACCWLGALASHRARLLYPHAPALTRTALSGIVSGEASDEC from the exons ATGGAGTATACAGCTCAAAATTTGGAATATGCTGTGTCTGTTTTTTATAATGGAGAACAACAAGAACGAGCCAAGGCACATAACTGGCTTACATTCGCACAGCGGCGTCCAGCAGCTTGGAATTTTGTGTGGGAATTACTTCAACCTAGCAAG ggtACAGAAATTCAATTTTATGCAGCTACAACTTTGCACACCAAAATTCTTCGTTATTGGATGGAAGTTCCTCCAGAGAGCTATAATGAATTAAGAGAAAAACTATTACAGGCAGTAATTGCTTATTCTAAAGGTCCTAAAATTGTGACAAATAGATTATGCATAAGT ctTGCAGCATTTATTCTTCAACAAGGCTCAAGTGACCTAGTGGAAATTTTGAGGCCCTTATCAACTCCTGAATACACTTCATTACTTCTCGAAGTATTAACTGTGATCCCGGAAGAA TATAATAGTATGACCATGGGATCTACTTTACGGTCAAAAAATAGAGCAGCATTAAATGAAGCAAGCTATATGGTTTTAGGTGATATGCTGAGACATCTGCACAGTGCTTACAA caGTGAGTACAGCAGCGAGCCACCGAGCGAAGAGACAGTTCAAACGTGGACGAATGCGGCGACGTGTGCGGCGAGCTGGCTGTCGCTGGGCGAGGAGGACGCGCTCGACTGCGCCACCACACTGCCCGAGCGAGCGCCGCTATGTCGCGCGCTGTACACGGTCGTGCACGTACTCTGCAC GTGGAACGAGGCGGTGAGCGACTCGGCGCTGGAGGCGTGCGAGGCGTGCCTGGCGGCCGTGCGCGCGGCGGGCACGGCGGGCAGCGCGCACAAGTACGCGGCCGCGGCGCGCGCGCTGCTGGCCGACCTGGCCGCGCTCGCCGCGCCGCTCTTCGCCAGCAACGACGTGCCCAACTCGCTCAACGAG GAGTTGCTGTCGGCCGTGATCACGTGTTGCGTGTCGGTGAGCGAGTGCCACGCGACCGAGCTGGTGCAGGCGGCGGAGGAGGAGGCGCCCGGGGTGCGCACGCTGCTACAGCTGTTGCTGGCCGCGCAGGCTGCGCCCGGCCATTACCCGCTGCATGAGACGCGCTCCAACCTCGTATTCCGTTTCTGGTACACGCTGCAG AATGAAATATCAGAAGTGGCGGACAGAACTCAAAAAATGAATCCTCTCTGGCAAGAAGTCTTCACCCAGCTTCTGATGACGCTCGTAAAGAAGTCCGAGATGCCTCCCGAGTCGGCCCTCTCGCGCGTCGACCAGGAGCTCCTCCGGTGCTACAGGCAGGACATCGCCGACTTAGTG ATGTACTGCTTCATGGTGCTCGGCGAGGCGAGCTGGGCGCTGGTGGAGAGCGCGGTCGCGTGCGCGGACACGGCGGCGCGGCGCGAGGCGGCGCTGCACGTGTTCCTGGCGCTGGCCgacgccgcgccgcccgccgccgcgccgcccgcgctggCCGCGCTGCTGCAGCACGCGCTGCGCCAGGCCGCCGCCGCGCCCGACACCGACTCGCTCACCACGGCGCTGGACTGCCTCG GCGCGTACGCGTCGTGGCTGAGCTCGCTGgagggcggcgcgggcgcggcgctggGTCGCGAGTGCatgcgcgcggcgggcgcggcgctgcAGCGCTGCCCGGCGCCCGCCGCGCTGGCGCTGCGCAAGCTGTGCGTGGActgcgccgcgcccgccgccgcgctcGTGGCCGACGTGGTGGGCGTGGCGCTGGCCGCCGACCCGGACGACGCCTGGACGCGCCGCCAGCTGCtcagcgcggcgggcgcggcgctgtCGGCGTGCGAGGTGTCGCAGGCGGCGCCGCTGCTGCGCGACCTGTCGCGCCGCCTCACCGCCGATCTCGTCGCACAG GCGCGTGAGGGCGGCAAGTGCGGCGCGGCGGAGTGCGTGTCGCTGATGTCGGCGCTGAGCCCGCAGCCCGAGCTGGCGCTGCAGCTGTTTCAGGATCTGCTCCCCGCGCTGCAGCTGCTGCCCACCAATCCGGAACTTACGGAG CCAATGTTTCAAATTCTGAAACATACGATAGGTGCGGTGATGGACAAAATCGAACCCATCGTAGAGGATGTGGCGAAACTCATAGTTGCCGGGATCCAGACGCACCCTTGTCCTGTGGGGTTGGACGTCATTAAACTC TTCACCGTGCTGGTGGGCGCGGCGtggcgcggcgcggcgggcgtGCTGCGCGCGGGCGTGGCCGCCAGCTCGCGCGCGCTGGCCGACAGCGAGCCGCCCGCGCTCGCCGGCAGCGCGGCGCCAGAACTCGCCAGGGAGGTTTTCGCCGTGCTCACCTCGCTCACCAAGAAGCTGCCGCAAGTCATGGACTGGATCGACGACTTACTTCCGGATGTCATCGATTTGG CGAAGCGCTGCATGCGCGCGTGGGAGTCCCGCGTGACGGCGACGGCGTGCTGCTGGCTGGGCGCGCTGGCGTCGCACCGCGCGCGCCTGCTGTACCCGCACGCGCCCGCGCTCACGCGCACCGCGCTCTCCGGCATCG tGAGCGGAGAAGCAAGCGACGAGTGTTAG